Proteins encoded by one window of Methylosinus sp. PW1:
- a CDS encoding bifunctional cobalt-precorrin-7 (C(5))-methyltransferase/cobalt-precorrin-6B (C(15))-methyltransferase, protein MSAARWLSLIGIGEDGLAALTPAARALVADASLIIGGARHLDLIGPQKAETLLWPSPLSAAMETILAHRGAPTVVLASGDPFFFGVGDMIARNVAAEEVLCLPAPSSFSLAAARLKWSQQDCALLSLHGRAFERVTPHLQPSRRLLILSWDETTPARLAAHLTALGMGESRIHVLEHMGGAEERIRSARAEAFSLTDIAPLNTIGVEAVAGPGARILPLTPGLPDDWFEHDGQITKRDIRAVTLAALAPRRGECLWDVGAGSGSIAVEWMLADPANRAIAIERNATRAARIARNAASLGVPDLAIVEGAAPEALAGLATPDAIFIGGGGEAKIIEAAWNALPLRGRIVANAVTIETQALLIDAFARMGGELVSIAIAKARPIGSYHALEPALPALQWRAVKS, encoded by the coding sequence ATGAGCGCGGCGCGCTGGCTTTCGCTCATCGGCATAGGCGAGGATGGCCTCGCGGCGCTGACGCCGGCCGCGCGTGCGCTCGTCGCCGACGCCTCGCTCATCATCGGCGGCGCGCGTCATCTCGATCTGATCGGCCCGCAGAAAGCGGAGACGCTCCTCTGGCCTTCGCCGCTCTCTGCCGCAATGGAGACGATTCTCGCGCATCGCGGCGCGCCGACCGTGGTGCTGGCGAGCGGCGATCCTTTCTTCTTCGGCGTCGGCGATATGATCGCGCGTAATGTGGCGGCGGAGGAAGTGCTCTGCCTTCCGGCGCCGTCCTCCTTTTCTCTCGCCGCCGCTCGGCTGAAATGGAGCCAGCAGGATTGCGCATTGCTGTCGCTGCATGGCCGCGCCTTCGAGCGCGTGACGCCGCATCTGCAACCTTCGCGCCGACTGCTCATTCTGTCATGGGACGAGACGACGCCCGCGCGCCTCGCGGCGCATCTGACCGCGCTCGGCATGGGCGAGTCGCGCATCCATGTGCTCGAGCATATGGGCGGCGCCGAGGAGCGCATTCGCAGCGCGCGGGCGGAGGCGTTTTCGCTCACCGACATCGCGCCGCTCAACACGATCGGCGTCGAAGCAGTCGCGGGGCCTGGCGCGCGCATTCTGCCGCTGACGCCGGGCCTGCCGGATGATTGGTTCGAGCATGACGGGCAGATCACCAAGCGCGACATTCGCGCCGTGACTCTCGCCGCGCTCGCGCCGCGCCGCGGCGAATGCTTGTGGGACGTAGGTGCGGGCTCGGGCTCCATCGCCGTCGAATGGATGCTCGCCGATCCCGCCAATCGCGCCATTGCGATCGAGCGGAATGCGACGCGCGCGGCGCGCATCGCGCGTAACGCCGCTTCGCTCGGCGTTCCCGATCTCGCGATCGTCGAAGGCGCTGCGCCGGAAGCGCTCGCGGGATTGGCGACGCCGGATGCGATTTTCATCGGCGGCGGCGGCGAAGCAAAGATCATAGAGGCGGCGTGGAATGCGCTGCCCTTGCGGGGGCGCATCGTCGCCAATGCGGTGACGATAGAGACGCAGGCGCTGCTGATCGACGCTTTTGCGCGCATGGGCGGCGAGCTGGTGAGCATTGCGATCGCGAAAGCGCGCCCGATCGGCTCCTATCACGCGCTGGAGCCAGCGCTGCCCGCGCTGCAATGGCGCGCGGTGAAGAGTTGA
- a CDS encoding cobalamin biosynthesis protein — MSARYAIGIGARSGVDAREAVALIEKAREAYARDPSPARGRRWPGIAGSDEGSPWRRGIEDEGGADPHPTSLREASFSHEWEKEWGIEIALFTIESKRGEKGLHDAARLLNLPLVFLPLDTLLARKDELLTRSPRVEALTGVGSVAEAAALVGAGAGSRLLGPRLASAGLTCAIARNALEEAP, encoded by the coding sequence TTGAGCGCGCGCTATGCGATCGGCATAGGCGCGCGCAGCGGCGTGGATGCGCGAGAGGCGGTCGCGCTGATCGAGAAAGCTCGCGAAGCCTATGCGCGCGATCCTTCTCCCGCTCGCGGGAGAAGGTGGCCCGGCATAGCCGGGTCGGATGAGGGCTCGCCGTGGCGTCGCGGTATCGAGGATGAGGGCGGCGCGGACCCTCATCCGACCTCGCTTCGCGAGGCTTCCTTCTCCCACGAGTGGGAGAAGGAGTGGGGCATCGAGATTGCGCTTTTCACCATCGAGTCGAAGCGGGGCGAGAAAGGGCTTCATGACGCGGCGCGATTGCTGAATCTGCCGCTGGTCTTTCTTCCGCTCGATACGCTGCTCGCGCGCAAGGACGAGCTTCTCACCCGCTCGCCGCGCGTAGAGGCGCTCACCGGCGTCGGCAGCGTGGCGGAGGCGGCGGCGCTGGTCGGGGCAGGGGCGGGGAGCCGTCTGCTCGGGCCGCGCCTCGCCAGCGCCGGCCTCACCTGCGCGATCGCGCGAAATGCGTTAGAGGAAGCGCCATGA
- the cobN gene encoding cobaltochelatase subunit CobN gives MHLLARDLHGLDENEAAVDLGQTPAQIVFLSFSDAELCLLAELHEQNAALPSLRCASLARLKHPYSVDLYIDKVARHARLVVVRLLGGKDYWAYGVDELATAARMRGFALAIVPGDIHGDERLERASTLSSDALARIWSFFRDGGPDNLRSFLGYAATLAGTPTPWRESAPAPVAGRCEQACRSALSTNPPPHAEESPQEPSRSTRGSFRSPCVTAPPSFETPAARAPQDEGASGQSSGAQAAAAPRALVTFYRSAWLAGDFAPIVALADALHARGFCVEAYFVASLKDAACETLLAQTIADFRPDVILNATAFSARTEGGSVLDRADAPVLQIALATSTREAWTNSKRGANGADLAMNVVLPEVDGRIFAGAVSFKAQTRARAASEFDEIRHSPEPSQIDHVAALAQNWARLRRLGHSEKSLALVLSDYPARRGRGGYAIGLDTPKSVVAICDLLRDAGYEIGSLYRDGDLVMRALEEAAHCAELPLAEYQRLFAALPDDFTGQVLAAWGAPQEDPAFAKGAFRFSCIETGKLVIALQPDRGSRAERRETYHDAELAPRHAYIAFYLWLRHSRSIDALIHLGTHGTLEWLPGKSAMLGPSCAPQVLLGATPLVYPFIVNDPGEAAQAKRRAGAVTIGHMTPPLVEAGLAAEAEEIESLLDEYASAATLDPRRAKVVAETILDVAERSGLAQECDVTRETDRAEALARLDAWLCDVKEMRIGDGLHIFGDGPCGAAEASGLLRALAGRFVEPGPAGAPSRGRADVVPTGRNLFCIDPRHVPTRTAHDIGARAAHEVMMRHAQEQGEWPRNIVLDLWGSATIRTGGEDFAQALALMGVAPLWDNASARVCGFEILPLASRDFPRVDVTLHISGLFRDMFPGLIALFHDAVAAVAALDEEDESNPLAAARRAGRALERVFGAAQGSYGLGLSEAIARGDTRDALGQAFLVAGGHAVSRNGESAPAREAFGERVGLADALLHVQDMAETDVLTGAAFAEFEGGFSAANAALGGSAQITHIDATRPAALKLRSLEQEIARVIRGRVANPRWLAGQMRHGHRGAAEIAETLDNLFAFAATTPHVRDAQWDLVFDSTLGAPNVRDFLLAANPRAAEAIRDMFQRAIERGFWRTRRNSVAAALEGPAL, from the coding sequence ATGCATCTGCTCGCGCGCGATCTCCACGGCCTCGACGAGAATGAGGCGGCGGTCGACCTCGGGCAGACGCCGGCGCAAATCGTCTTCCTTTCCTTCTCCGACGCCGAGCTTTGCCTCCTCGCCGAGCTGCATGAGCAGAACGCCGCGCTTCCCTCCTTGCGCTGTGCCTCGCTCGCCCGGCTGAAGCACCCCTATTCGGTCGATCTCTACATCGACAAGGTCGCGCGCCATGCGCGGCTCGTGGTCGTGCGCCTGCTGGGCGGCAAGGATTACTGGGCCTATGGCGTCGACGAGCTCGCGACCGCGGCGCGCATGCGCGGCTTCGCGCTGGCGATCGTTCCGGGCGACATTCATGGCGATGAAAGGCTGGAGCGAGCCTCCACGCTTTCTTCCGACGCGCTCGCGCGCATCTGGTCCTTCTTCCGCGACGGAGGCCCGGACAATCTGCGCTCCTTCCTCGGCTACGCCGCGACTCTCGCCGGAACGCCCACGCCCTGGCGCGAGAGCGCGCCCGCGCCGGTCGCCGGCCGCTGCGAGCAAGCCTGCCGTTCAGCCCTTTCCACCAACCCTCCCCCTCATGCTGAGGAGTCTCCGCAGGAGCCGTCTCGAAGCACGAGGGGGAGTTTCAGAAGTCCGTGCGTGACGGCTCCCCCGTCCTTCGAGACGCCCGCTGCGCGGGCTCCTCAGGATGAGGGAGCCTCCGGGCAATCGAGCGGCGCACAGGCGGCAGCGGCGCCGCGCGCGCTCGTCACTTTCTATCGCTCCGCTTGGCTCGCCGGCGATTTCGCGCCGATCGTCGCGCTCGCCGATGCGCTGCATGCGCGCGGCTTCTGCGTCGAAGCCTATTTCGTCGCCAGCCTCAAGGACGCCGCTTGCGAGACGCTGCTCGCGCAGACGATCGCAGATTTCCGTCCCGATGTGATTCTCAACGCCACCGCCTTCTCCGCGCGCACGGAAGGCGGCTCGGTGCTCGATCGCGCCGACGCGCCTGTTCTCCAAATCGCGCTCGCCACTTCGACGCGCGAAGCCTGGACGAACTCAAAGCGCGGCGCCAATGGCGCCGATCTCGCGATGAATGTCGTGCTGCCCGAGGTGGACGGCCGCATCTTCGCCGGCGCCGTCTCGTTCAAGGCGCAGACGCGCGCGCGCGCCGCCAGCGAGTTCGACGAGATTCGTCATTCCCCCGAGCCATCGCAGATAGATCACGTCGCGGCGCTCGCGCAGAATTGGGCGCGCCTGCGCCGGCTCGGACATAGCGAGAAGAGCCTCGCGCTGGTGCTCTCCGATTATCCGGCGAGACGCGGACGAGGCGGCTATGCAATCGGCCTCGACACGCCGAAAAGCGTGGTCGCCATTTGCGATCTGCTGCGCGACGCCGGTTACGAAATCGGATCGCTTTATCGTGACGGCGATCTCGTCATGCGCGCGCTGGAGGAAGCCGCGCATTGCGCCGAGCTGCCGCTCGCCGAATATCAGCGCCTCTTCGCCGCGCTGCCGGACGATTTCACTGGACAAGTCCTCGCCGCCTGGGGCGCGCCGCAAGAAGATCCGGCGTTCGCGAAAGGCGCCTTTCGCTTTTCCTGCATAGAGACCGGCAAGCTCGTCATCGCATTGCAGCCGGATCGCGGAAGCAGAGCCGAACGTCGCGAGACCTATCACGACGCCGAGCTCGCCCCGCGCCATGCCTATATCGCTTTCTATCTGTGGCTGCGCCACAGTCGAAGCATAGACGCGCTGATTCATCTCGGCACGCATGGCACGTTGGAATGGCTGCCCGGCAAATCGGCGATGCTCGGCCCGTCTTGCGCGCCGCAGGTTCTGCTCGGCGCCACGCCGCTCGTCTATCCCTTCATCGTCAATGATCCGGGCGAGGCCGCGCAAGCCAAGCGCCGCGCCGGCGCGGTGACGATCGGCCATATGACTCCGCCGCTCGTCGAAGCGGGACTCGCCGCCGAGGCGGAGGAGATAGAGAGCCTGCTCGACGAATATGCGAGCGCCGCGACGCTCGATCCGCGCCGCGCCAAGGTGGTGGCGGAAACAATTCTCGATGTCGCCGAACGCAGCGGCCTCGCGCAGGAATGCGACGTCACGCGCGAAACCGATCGCGCGGAAGCATTGGCGCGGCTCGACGCCTGGCTCTGCGATGTGAAGGAAATGCGCATCGGCGATGGGCTGCACATATTCGGCGATGGCCCTTGTGGCGCAGCCGAGGCGAGCGGCTTGCTGCGCGCGCTCGCGGGCCGTTTCGTCGAGCCCGGCCCGGCCGGCGCGCCCTCGCGCGGACGCGCCGACGTTGTGCCGACAGGCCGCAATCTCTTCTGCATCGATCCGCGCCATGTTCCGACCCGCACCGCGCATGATATCGGCGCCCGCGCCGCGCACGAGGTGATGATGCGTCATGCGCAAGAGCAGGGCGAATGGCCGCGCAACATTGTGCTCGATCTCTGGGGCAGCGCCACCATCCGCACCGGCGGCGAGGATTTCGCGCAAGCGCTGGCGCTGATGGGCGTCGCGCCGCTCTGGGACAACGCCAGCGCGCGCGTCTGCGGCTTCGAGATATTGCCGCTCGCGAGCCGCGATTTTCCGCGCGTCGACGTCACGCTGCATATATCGGGGCTGTTTCGCGACATGTTCCCCGGCCTCATCGCGCTCTTCCACGATGCTGTCGCAGCCGTGGCGGCGCTCGATGAAGAGGACGAGTCCAATCCGCTCGCGGCCGCTCGCCGCGCCGGCCGCGCGCTCGAGCGCGTCTTCGGCGCCGCGCAAGGAAGCTATGGCCTCGGCCTGTCGGAGGCCATCGCCCGCGGCGACACGCGCGACGCATTGGGCCAGGCGTTTCTCGTGGCCGGCGGCCATGCCGTCTCGCGCAATGGCGAGAGCGCGCCGGCGCGTGAGGCTTTCGGCGAGCGCGTCGGCCTCGCCGATGCACTGCTGCATGTGCAGGATATGGCGGAGACGGATGTGCTCACCGGCGCCGCCTTCGCGGAATTCGAAGGCGGATTTTCCGCCGCCAACGCCGCGCTCGGCGGCTCCGCGCAGATCACCCATATCGATGCGACGCGGCCCGCCGCATTGAAGCTGCGTTCGCTCGAGCAAGAGATCGCGCGCGTCATTCGCGGCCGCGTCGCCAATCCGCGCTGGCTCGCGGGGCAGATGCGCCATGGCCATCGTGGCGCGGCGGAAATCGCCGAGACGCTCGACAATCTCTTCGCTTTCGCCGCGACGACGCCGCATGTGCGCGACGCGCAATGGGATCTCGTCTTCGATTCGACGCTCGGCGCGCCGAATGTTCGCGACTTTCTGCTCGCCGCCAATCCGCGCGCGGCGGAGGCCATTCGCGACATGTTTCAGCGCGCCATAGAGCGCGGCTTCTGGCGCACGCGGCGCAATAGCGTCGCCGCGGCGCTCGAGGGACCCGCGCTATGA
- a CDS encoding precorrin-2 C(20)-methyltransferase: MNIVDPNLRADDGARVTLGALLGVGLGPGDPELMTLKAARLVSEAKIIAYFSKRGKPSHARAIAARFIAKDCVEIALAYPLTTEIPFDHPDYVAALAAFYEESADRLALHLSLGRDVALLCEGDPMLYGSFMHLQTRLSSRFRVEVCAGVSGMSGCFASARQPMTWGDDVLTVIPATLPREMLAQRLVATDAAVVMKLGGNLGKLRLALEDAKLIERAIYVERGTMAEEKIMRLAEKRDDDAPYFALVLVPGAGRRP; encoded by the coding sequence ATGAATATCGTCGATCCGAATCTGCGCGCCGACGATGGCGCGCGCGTCACGTTGGGCGCGCTGCTCGGGGTCGGGCTCGGCCCCGGCGATCCCGAGCTGATGACGCTGAAAGCCGCGCGTCTGGTGAGCGAAGCAAAAATCATCGCTTATTTTTCCAAGCGCGGAAAGCCGAGCCATGCGCGCGCCATCGCCGCGCGCTTCATCGCGAAGGATTGCGTGGAGATCGCGCTCGCCTATCCGCTGACGACAGAGATTCCTTTCGATCACCCCGACTATGTGGCGGCGCTCGCCGCCTTCTATGAGGAAAGCGCGGATCGCCTCGCCTTGCATCTTTCGCTCGGCCGCGACGTCGCGCTTCTCTGCGAGGGCGATCCGATGCTCTACGGCTCCTTCATGCATTTGCAGACGCGCTTGTCGTCGCGCTTTCGTGTGGAGGTCTGCGCGGGCGTCTCCGGCATGTCGGGCTGCTTCGCCTCGGCGCGCCAGCCGATGACATGGGGCGACGATGTGCTGACCGTCATTCCCGCGACTCTTCCACGCGAAATGCTCGCGCAGCGCCTCGTCGCGACCGACGCCGCCGTGGTGATGAAACTCGGCGGCAATCTCGGCAAGCTGCGGCTCGCGCTCGAGGATGCGAAGCTCATCGAGCGCGCCATCTATGTCGAGCGCGGCACGATGGCGGAGGAGAAGATCATGCGCCTGGCCGAGAAGCGCGACGATGACGCGCCTTATTTCGCGCTCGTCCTCGTGCCCGGCGCCGGACGTCGGCCGTGA
- a CDS encoding nucleotidyltransferase family protein: MSALVFPDLDALAAVCRRHHILRLSLFGSELSGSARPDSDIDLLVEFEPDREPGLLGMARIETELSELLGGRTIDLRTAGDLSRYFREDVVRKAEIQYAA; the protein is encoded by the coding sequence ATGTCTGCCCTGGTCTTCCCCGACCTGGACGCGTTGGCCGCCGTCTGCCGTCGGCATCACATCCTCAGGCTCTCTTTGTTCGGCTCCGAGCTCTCAGGCTCTGCTCGGCCGGACAGCGATATCGATCTCCTGGTCGAGTTCGAGCCGGATCGCGAGCCGGGGCTGCTCGGAATGGCCCGCATCGAGACGGAACTGTCCGAACTGCTCGGCGGACGGACCATCGACCTGCGAACGGCCGGGGATCTCAGCCGATATTTTCGTGAGGACGTCGTACGCAAGGCCGAGATTCAGTATGCCGCCTGA
- the cobO gene encoding cob(I)yrinic acid a,c-diamide adenosyltransferase — MTDASKPLEEDAARRHREKMEKRKAVQDAEVAGKSIAEKGLLMVHTGPGKGKSTAAFGLALRAMGHGLAVGVVQFGKGAWDTGERRILERLGREDGLLAWHTLGEGFTWETQDRARDEAAARRAWEKAKELMASKSIRLLVLDELSIALRYEHLPLDEVIAALTARRGDLHIVVTGRNAKPELIAAADLVTEMTMVKHHFQAGVKAQAGIEF, encoded by the coding sequence ATGACCGACGCCAGCAAGCCGCTCGAAGAAGACGCCGCCCGCCGCCATCGTGAGAAGATGGAGAAGCGCAAGGCCGTGCAGGACGCCGAGGTCGCCGGCAAGAGCATCGCCGAAAAAGGCCTGCTGATGGTCCATACCGGCCCCGGCAAGGGCAAATCGACCGCGGCCTTCGGCCTCGCTCTGCGGGCGATGGGACATGGGCTCGCGGTGGGCGTCGTGCAATTCGGCAAGGGCGCCTGGGACACGGGCGAGCGGCGCATTCTCGAGAGGCTCGGCCGCGAGGACGGGCTGCTCGCCTGGCACACGCTCGGCGAGGGCTTCACCTGGGAGACGCAGGACCGCGCCCGCGACGAGGCGGCGGCCCGGCGCGCCTGGGAGAAGGCGAAGGAGCTGATGGCCTCGAAGTCGATTCGGCTGCTCGTGCTCGACGAATTGTCGATCGCGCTCCGTTACGAGCATCTGCCGCTCGATGAGGTGATCGCGGCGCTGACGGCGCGGCGCGGCGATCTCCACATCGTCGTCACCGGCCGCAACGCCAAGCCGGAGCTGATCGCGGCGGCCGATCTCGTCACCGAGATGACAATGGTCAAGCACCACTTCCAGGCCGGGGTGAAGGCGCAGGCCGGAATCGAGTTTTGA
- the cobW gene encoding cobalamin biosynthesis protein CobW: MSALAKIPATIVTGFLGAGKTTLIRHILETARGRRLALIINEFGDVGVDGDILRACGVENCPEENIVELANGCLCCTVADDFAPAIEALLAHPNRPEHIIIETSGLALPKPLVKAFEWPTIRPHLTVDGVIAVVDGPAVAAGRFADDLDAIAKERAETLAIDHDNPLEEVFEDQLLCADLIVLNKTDLLSAEDEAQVTEQIRATAPRAVKLLRASEGRLDPAILLGLGAAAEDDLANRPSHHDTEEGHDHDDFESFVVEIAAARDPGELIERLARVAEAHDVLRMKGFVEIAGKPMRLLVQGVGARFRHQFDRPWRADETRASRLVVIGEKGLDRAGVTAMLTS; encoded by the coding sequence GTGAGCGCTCTCGCCAAAATCCCCGCCACCATCGTCACCGGCTTTCTCGGCGCCGGCAAGACGACGCTGATTCGCCATATCCTCGAGACGGCGCGCGGCCGCCGCCTCGCGCTCATCATCAACGAGTTCGGCGATGTCGGCGTCGATGGCGACATTCTTCGCGCCTGCGGCGTGGAGAATTGCCCCGAGGAAAACATCGTCGAGCTGGCCAATGGGTGCCTCTGCTGCACCGTGGCCGATGATTTCGCGCCGGCGATCGAGGCGCTGCTCGCGCATCCGAACCGGCCCGAGCACATCATCATCGAGACCTCCGGCCTCGCTCTGCCCAAGCCTCTGGTCAAAGCCTTCGAATGGCCGACGATCCGCCCGCATCTCACGGTCGATGGCGTCATCGCCGTGGTGGACGGCCCGGCGGTGGCGGCGGGCCGCTTCGCCGATGATCTCGACGCCATCGCCAAAGAGCGCGCCGAAACCCTCGCGATCGACCACGACAATCCGCTGGAAGAAGTGTTCGAGGATCAGCTTCTCTGCGCCGATCTCATCGTGCTCAACAAGACCGATCTGCTGAGCGCGGAAGACGAAGCGCAAGTCACAGAGCAAATCCGCGCCACCGCGCCCCGCGCGGTAAAGCTGCTGCGCGCCAGCGAGGGCAGGCTCGATCCCGCCATATTGCTCGGCCTCGGCGCGGCGGCGGAGGACGATCTCGCCAATCGCCCCTCTCACCATGATACGGAAGAGGGCCATGATCACGATGATTTCGAGAGCTTCGTCGTCGAGATCGCCGCCGCGCGCGATCCTGGCGAGCTGATCGAGCGCTTGGCCCGCGTCGCCGAGGCGCATGACGTTCTTCGCATGAAAGGCTTCGTCGAGATCGCCGGCAAGCCGATGCGCCTATTGGTGCAGGGCGTCGGCGCGCGCTTTCGTCATCAGTTCGACCGCCCCTGGCGCGCCGATGAAACGCGCGCGAGCCGCCTCGTCGTCATCGGCGAGAAGGGTCTCGATCGCGCGGGCGTGACGGCCATGCTGACGAGCTGA
- a CDS encoding CbtB-domain containing protein: protein MTTKTLSAAAIVSASRLEILRAALVVFTLGAGLVYLAGFSYASVAHNAAHDSRHSLGFPCH from the coding sequence ATGACCACGAAGACCCTTTCCGCCGCCGCGATCGTCTCCGCCAGCCGTCTCGAGATCCTGCGCGCTGCGCTGGTCGTGTTCACGCTCGGCGCCGGGCTCGTCTATCTCGCCGGCTTCTCTTATGCGAGCGTCGCGCATAACGCCGCGCATGATTCGCGCCATTCGCTCGGCTTCCCCTGCCATTGA
- a CDS encoding CbtA family protein, whose amino-acid sequence MIQRLLAVGLLAGLLAGLAVAALQNVTTTPLILAAEVYETAAEQAHAGVEAHQHAHAVEPAWEPAPGLQRTAATSLATSVTSIGYAFVLLALMLLSGETIEPKRAALWGVCAFASTGLATSLGLAPELPGSAAGDLAARQLWWIGTAAATGAGLFAVLRVERPLVKALGVALILAPHLIGAPQPPAPESTAPAELAARFAAASLAIHALTWILVGAAVGFVWRRLPTKTGAEAAA is encoded by the coding sequence GTGATCCAGCGACTCCTCGCGGTCGGCCTTTTGGCCGGCCTTCTCGCGGGGCTAGCGGTCGCGGCCCTGCAGAATGTCACCACGACTCCGCTGATCCTCGCCGCCGAGGTCTATGAGACCGCGGCCGAACAGGCTCATGCCGGAGTCGAGGCGCATCAGCACGCGCACGCCGTCGAGCCCGCTTGGGAGCCCGCGCCGGGCCTCCAGCGCACCGCCGCGACCAGCCTCGCCACCAGCGTCACCTCCATCGGCTACGCTTTCGTGCTGCTGGCTCTGATGCTGCTCTCCGGCGAGACGATCGAGCCCAAGCGCGCCGCGCTCTGGGGCGTCTGCGCTTTCGCCTCCACAGGCCTCGCCACCAGCCTCGGCCTCGCGCCGGAGCTGCCCGGCAGCGCCGCCGGCGATCTCGCCGCGCGCCAGCTCTGGTGGATCGGCACGGCGGCCGCGACCGGCGCCGGGCTCTTCGCCGTGCTGCGCGTCGAGCGCCCGCTCGTAAAGGCGCTCGGCGTCGCGCTGATTCTCGCGCCGCATCTCATCGGCGCGCCGCAGCCGCCCGCGCCGGAGAGCACCGCGCCGGCCGAGCTGGCCGCGCGTTTCGCCGCCGCTTCGCTCGCCATTCATGCGCTCACCTGGATTCTGGTCGGCGCGGCGGTCGGCTTCGTCTGGCGCCGTCTCCCGACAAAGACCGGCGCGGAGGCCGCGGCGTGA
- a CDS encoding precorrin-8X methylmutase, with product MSGALTYIRDGAAIYDRSFAIIRAEARLERFSREEERVAVRIIHACGMVEIADDIVFSPGFAEAASAALRNGAPILCDANMVAHGVTRARLPTNNEVICTLADPRSRALAEEMKTTRSAAAMELWREKLSGAVVAIGNAPTSLFRLLEMLDEGVAPPAAIVAMPVGFVGAAESKEAALADGRVPTAIVRGRKGGSAMAAAAINALASEKE from the coding sequence ATGTCCGGCGCATTGACCTACATACGCGACGGCGCCGCGATCTATGACCGCTCCTTCGCCATTATTCGCGCAGAGGCTCGGCTCGAGCGTTTCTCGCGCGAGGAGGAGCGCGTCGCCGTGCGCATCATCCATGCTTGCGGAATGGTGGAGATCGCCGACGATATCGTCTTCTCGCCCGGCTTCGCGGAAGCGGCGAGCGCGGCGCTGCGCAATGGCGCGCCCATTCTCTGCGACGCCAATATGGTCGCTCACGGCGTCACCCGCGCGCGCCTGCCTACGAATAATGAGGTGATCTGCACGCTCGCCGATCCGCGCTCGCGCGCGCTCGCCGAGGAAATGAAGACGACGCGCAGCGCCGCGGCGATGGAGCTGTGGCGCGAGAAGCTCTCTGGCGCCGTCGTCGCCATCGGCAATGCGCCAACCTCGCTGTTCCGACTGCTGGAGATGCTCGACGAAGGCGTAGCCCCGCCCGCTGCGATCGTCGCAATGCCGGTCGGCTTCGTCGGCGCGGCGGAATCCAAAGAGGCGGCGCTCGCCGACGGACGCGTTCCGACGGCGATCGTGCGCGGACGCAAGGGCGGCAGCGCCATGGCCGCCGCGGCGATCAATGCGCTGGCGAGCGAGAAAGAATGA
- a CDS encoding DUF86 domain-containing protein — MPPDDVIRIRHMIEAAEDAGRFIVGRVRSDLDRDRMLTFALARAIEIMGEAASKVSLETRAAAPSVPWREITSMRNRLIHAYYDIDCNILWKTATEEIPALRSLLTAISTDG; from the coding sequence ATGCCGCCTGACGATGTGATACGAATTCGCCATATGATCGAGGCTGCGGAAGACGCCGGCCGTTTCATCGTGGGCCGTGTGCGCAGCGATCTCGACAGGGATCGAATGCTCACCTTCGCGCTGGCTCGCGCGATCGAAATCATGGGCGAGGCGGCATCCAAAGTAAGTCTCGAGACTCGCGCCGCCGCGCCCTCTGTGCCCTGGCGCGAGATCACATCGATGCGCAATCGTTTGATTCACGCCTATTACGACATCGACTGCAATATCTTATGGAAGACAGCGACGGAAGAAATCCCAGCGCTTCGGTCGTTGCTGACGGCAATCTCGACAGATGGCTAG
- the cobJ gene encoding precorrin-3B C(17)-methyltransferase, with protein sequence MTGKLFVIGLGPGDARFLTAEAQQALSAAQYVIGYAPYVARVPVTPGQTRLSSDNRVEIARAEEALRLAASGRDVAVVSGGDPGIFAMAAAVLEAIDNGEPAWRELDIEILPGISAMQAAAARLGAPLGHDFCVISLSDNLKPWEVIANRLELAARADFVMAFYNPASRARPQRIHDTFALLRRVLPADRIVVFAKSVGRAEESIAITTLGEADPSVVDMSTLVLIGASGTRLVSRENAPPFVYTSRKAT encoded by the coding sequence GTGACGGGAAAGCTCTTCGTCATCGGCCTCGGTCCGGGCGATGCGCGCTTTCTCACCGCGGAAGCGCAGCAGGCGTTGAGCGCCGCGCAATATGTCATCGGCTATGCGCCCTATGTCGCGCGCGTTCCCGTCACGCCCGGCCAGACGCGCCTTTCGAGCGATAATCGCGTGGAGATCGCGCGCGCGGAAGAAGCGCTGCGCCTCGCCGCGAGCGGACGTGACGTTGCTGTCGTGTCGGGCGGCGATCCGGGCATTTTCGCAATGGCGGCGGCGGTGCTGGAGGCGATCGACAATGGCGAGCCGGCATGGCGTGAATTGGACATAGAAATTCTGCCCGGAATTTCCGCCATGCAGGCGGCGGCGGCGCGGCTCGGCGCGCCGCTCGGCCATGATTTCTGCGTGATCTCGCTCTCCGACAATCTCAAGCCGTGGGAGGTGATCGCAAATCGTCTCGAGCTGGCGGCGCGCGCCGATTTCGTCATGGCTTTCTACAATCCCGCCTCGCGCGCGCGGCCGCAGCGCATTCACGATACATTCGCGTTGCTGCGCCGCGTCTTGCCGGCAGATCGCATCGTGGTCTTCGCGAAATCGGTCGGCCGCGCGGAGGAGAGCATCGCCATCACAACTTTGGGCGAGGCCGATCCGAGCGTCGTCGACATGTCGACCTTGGTGCTCATCGGCGCGAGCGGCACCAGGCTCGTGTCGCGCGAGAATGCGCCGCCTTTCGTCTACACGTCGCGGAAGGCGACATGA